The following are encoded together in the Flavobacterium sp. TR2 genome:
- a CDS encoding LacI family DNA-binding transcriptional regulator — protein sequence MKKITIRDIAKQAEVSISTVSFVINGKGEKMAISPTVIKKVQDVAQKLQYKPSMIASSLRTGKTRSIGLIVEDISNQFFADLARVIEDEAKNINYRVFYCSTGNDNDRSEELIQSLLQANVEGFIITPTQNLEKTISQLLKLQKPVVLIDRYFANQKVSHVVMDNYEGSYSATKFLIGKGRKKIAVVNNESGMIQMKLREKGYVEALKEEGIYNEKYTLHLDYHANEQSRIEAIINFFKENKEIDAVLFLANYLGLAGLQAFRMLKYKIPEDVAVISFDDHDSFKLHTPTISVIAQPIEDIAVKSIQLLMSQMTNFEDYKIEKVLKRGTLIVRESV from the coding sequence ATGAAAAAGATTACAATTAGAGATATTGCGAAACAAGCAGAAGTTTCTATTTCTACTGTATCTTTTGTTATCAATGGAAAAGGTGAAAAAATGGCTATTAGTCCGACTGTAATCAAAAAGGTTCAGGATGTAGCACAAAAACTGCAGTATAAACCAAGTATGATTGCCAGCAGTTTACGAACTGGAAAAACGCGATCAATCGGACTTATTGTAGAGGATATTTCCAATCAATTTTTTGCTGATTTGGCTAGAGTGATAGAAGACGAAGCAAAAAATATCAATTACAGAGTTTTTTATTGCAGTACAGGCAATGATAATGATCGTTCAGAAGAGTTGATACAGAGTCTTTTGCAGGCAAATGTTGAAGGTTTTATTATTACGCCGACTCAAAATTTGGAGAAAACAATCAGCCAGCTTTTAAAACTGCAAAAACCTGTTGTGCTGATTGACCGATATTTCGCCAATCAAAAAGTAAGCCATGTGGTAATGGATAATTACGAAGGATCTTACTCAGCAACTAAATTTTTAATCGGTAAAGGAAGAAAAAAGATTGCCGTTGTAAACAATGAGTCAGGAATGATTCAGATGAAATTAAGGGAGAAAGGTTACGTTGAAGCGTTAAAAGAGGAAGGAATTTATAACGAAAAGTATACGCTGCACCTAGATTATCATGCAAATGAACAAAGCAGAATTGAGGCAATTATAAATTTCTTCAAGGAAAATAAAGAAATAGATGCAGTTCTTTTTTTGGCCAACTATCTTGGCTTGGCAGGACTTCAGGCTTTTAGGATGCTGAAATACAAAATTCCCGAAGATGTTGCCGTTATAAGTTTTGACGATCATGACAGCTTCAAACTGCATACCCCCACAATCTCAGTCATTGCCCAGCCAATTGAAGATATTGCAGTCAAATCGATACAGCTGTTAATGAGCCAGATGACAAATTTTGAGGATTATAAAATAGAAAAGGTTCTCAAAAGAGGAACATTAATTGTGAGAGAATCGGTTTAA
- a CDS encoding S24 family peptidase: MREYLDYKGITKYKFCNDLGFSNKFLDNSSNMGTDKACKILHHYPEINSEWLLTGNGPMIKEDNTSVMIMNTDRRTVDSIHMNQEIPLYDLEAVAGLRELFNSGEPQRVLDTIKIPNLPKCDGAISVTGDSMYPLLKSGDIVLYKETEFENIFFGEMYLLSVKLNEWEEYITVKYVQKSEQGAEYVKLVSQNSHHQPKDIHISKISALALIKASIRINTMM, encoded by the coding sequence ATGAGAGAGTACCTTGATTACAAAGGGATTACTAAGTATAAGTTTTGCAATGATTTGGGCTTTTCTAATAAATTTTTAGATAATAGTAGCAATATGGGTACCGATAAAGCGTGTAAAATTTTACATCATTATCCGGAAATCAATTCGGAGTGGCTTTTGACGGGTAACGGCCCTATGATTAAGGAAGATAATACAAGTGTGATGATTATGAATACAGATAGAAGAACAGTAGATTCTATCCATATGAATCAGGAAATACCATTGTATGATCTCGAAGCCGTTGCTGGATTAAGGGAATTGTTTAACAGCGGTGAGCCGCAAAGAGTTTTGGATACCATAAAAATTCCGAATCTCCCTAAATGCGATGGCGCAATCTCGGTCACGGGAGATAGTATGTATCCGTTATTGAAATCTGGGGACATTGTCTTGTATAAAGAAACTGAATTTGAAAATATCTTTTTTGGCGAAATGTATCTCTTAAGTGTAAAGCTAAATGAGTGGGAAGAATATATTACAGTAAAGTATGTCCAGAAATCTGAGCAGGGTGCAGAGTATGTGAAATTGGTTAGCCAAAATTCGCATCATCAGCCAAAAGATATTCATATTTCAAAAATATCAGCTTTAGCGCTTATAAAAGCTAGTATTCGAATCAATACAATGATGTAA
- a CDS encoding methyl-accepting chemotaxis protein produces the protein MEQFLYPTLTAFFAAFITWFFSMRKSLAEDRAAELDNAVSAVKYYRDLLDDLTARLTSATETIKKMEIQHKELMLINQQLVDELQKFKQLNGKQQ, from the coding sequence ATGGAACAGTTTCTATACCCCACTCTTACCGCATTTTTTGCCGCATTTATTACTTGGTTTTTCTCGATGAGGAAATCATTGGCTGAGGACAGAGCAGCCGAACTTGATAATGCCGTGAGCGCCGTAAAATATTACCGCGACTTACTTGATGACCTTACTGCACGACTGACCTCTGCAACCGAAACCATCAAAAAAATGGAAATACAGCATAAAGAACTGATGCTGATAAATCAGCAATTAGTCGATGAACTACAAAAATTTAAACAACTAAACGGAAAACAGCAATGA
- a CDS encoding DUF3164 family protein, which produces MNTSLTNTINAPMDLSQFSAQELKDALNRIENKKNEERDAYKKLVAETIPKALSRLHETSEMMRNAKTETFQLFETILDLKNQVYGFKEKQMSHTFSNDKEEITIGYRINEGWDDTVTIGIEKVQNYISSLSTSKETASLVKIVFNLLKKDAKGNLKGSRVLELQKLTKEFNNEEFTDGVEIIASSFKPVRSSWFIEASRIDDNGVRTNIPLSMSSVDFLQGYAFNFFNQQNNQNHAA; this is translated from the coding sequence ATGAACACTTCTTTAACAAACACAATCAACGCCCCTATGGATTTATCTCAATTTTCTGCTCAGGAATTAAAAGATGCTTTGAACCGAATTGAAAATAAAAAGAATGAAGAAAGAGATGCTTACAAAAAACTAGTTGCAGAAACCATTCCTAAAGCGCTTTCAAGACTGCACGAAACATCGGAAATGATGAGAAATGCCAAAACTGAAACTTTTCAATTATTTGAGACCATTTTGGATTTAAAAAATCAGGTTTATGGTTTTAAAGAGAAACAAATGTCGCATACTTTCTCTAACGATAAGGAAGAAATAACGATTGGATACCGCATAAATGAGGGTTGGGACGATACGGTAACTATTGGCATTGAAAAAGTTCAAAATTATATTTCGTCACTTTCTACGAGTAAAGAGACAGCATCATTGGTAAAAATTGTTTTTAACCTTCTAAAAAAAGATGCCAAAGGAAATTTAAAAGGCTCGAGAGTTCTTGAACTTCAAAAACTAACAAAAGAGTTTAACAATGAAGAATTTACGGATGGTGTCGAAATTATCGCTTCTTCTTTTAAGCCTGTGCGTTCGAGTTGGTTTATAGAAGCTAGCAGAATTGACGACAATGGGGTAAGAACCAATATCCCGCTATCTATGTCATCTGTAGATTTTTTACAAGGATATGCTTTTAACTTTTTTAACCAGCAAAACAATCAGAACCATGCAGCCTAA